A section of the Pseudophryne corroboree isolate aPseCor3 chromosome 11, aPseCor3.hap2, whole genome shotgun sequence genome encodes:
- the LOC134969926 gene encoding uncharacterized protein LOC134969926, translated as MADVDQQGQDQQATITLQLTPVDPSQPIQLQDIPQASISPQLAQAPPPTQIPDDFWASWTRQQAQSNASLTAHTQHLASLPHHLPRISRNSGRLIVQVGRMATSMEQIRADNSQMLAHLTRIIDEQQRHQQALVQLIQHNQVVNESLSRIVASHTATNTQLIASINNLSSNITLMGAHQVTSSSGTTTPIQTPVTSPVRRSSRARASEPAQSTAPSTHKRKK; from the coding sequence atggccgacgtggaccagcagggacaagaccaacaggcaaccatcacactgcaacttacacctgttgacccaagccagccaatacagctgcaggatatcccccaagcctccatcagtccacaactggcacaagctccgcccccaacccaaataccagatgacttttgggccagttggacaaggcaacaggcccaaagcaatgccagcctgaccgcacatacacaacaccttgccagtctgccccatcatctaccgcgcattagtcgcaactcgggcagactgattgtacaagtagggcgaatggcaacctcaatggagcaaataagggctgacaacagccaaatgcttgctcatttaacgcgcatcatagatgagcaacagcgccatcagcaggcactcgttcagctcattcagcacaaccaggttgtgaatgagtccttatcccggattgtagccagccacactgcaaccaacactcaactgattgcaagcattaataatttgagcagcaatattacattgatgggagctcaccaagtaacctccagctcggggaccacgacccctatccaaacgccagtaacctcccctgttcggcgttcctccagagcacgtgccagtgagccagcacaaagcacagcacccagcacacacaagcggaaaaaataa